A stretch of the Arachis stenosperma cultivar V10309 chromosome 6, arast.V10309.gnm1.PFL2, whole genome shotgun sequence genome encodes the following:
- the LOC130934821 gene encoding uncharacterized protein LOC130934821, whose translation MAEQPPPSPSELLRMVTELRQVVAEENQRMANQIANLNNARTENNDRQERTEEAEQQSGPTHVSDTARQEEERPEHNENTQKNIEDDDQESSPGPFTAEVMNFVLPRRFTLPTTLTPYDGLDDPKKYIKKFTSIMIVNGASDKVLCHCFPSYLDGPALDWFCSLPAGSISRFRDISKPFEEHFAGSAIYLHDSDYLNTVKQGQHESLKDYMTHFTKIAIGIPNLHPEVELHAIKSGLRPGKFQETIAVAKPKTMVEFREKAKGQIDIEELRQARKIEKPHYKDDDKPRDSKMNFKPVSRYETYTKFNTKRDDIIKEILNSKLIKPSRKAGNYPDSKDTPTLKMYY comes from the exons ATGGCTGAACAACCTCCACCTTCGCCATCCGAATTGCTCCGGATGGTGACCGAGTTGCGGCAAGTTGTGGCTGAGGAGAACCAAAGAATGGCAAATCAAATCGCCAACTTGAATAACGCTCGAACTGAAAATAATGACCGACAAGAACGGACAGAAGAGGCCGAGCAGCAGTCAGGGCCAACACACGTCTCAGACACTGCTCGGCAGGAAGAGGAGCGGCCCGAACATAATGAGAATACTCAGAAAAATATCGAAGATGACGATCAGGAAAGTTCCCCTGGACCATTCACGGCGGAGGTGATGAACTTCGTGCTGCCCCGAAGGTTTACCCTGCCGACCACTCTAACTCCATATGATGGGTTAGATGATCCAAAGAAATACATCAAAAAGTTCACCTCCATAATGATAGTAAACGGTGCATCTGATAAAGTTTTGTGTCATTGTTTTCCATCTTATTTAGACGGTCCTGCACTTGATTGGTTTTGCTCTTTGCCTGCAGGTTCCATTTCTCGATTCCGAGACATATCAAAACCTTTTGAGGAGCACTTTGCTGGATCCGCCATCTACCTCCACGACTCCGATTACCTGAACACGGTCAAACAGGGTCAGCACGAAAGCCTCAAGGACTACATGACGCACTTCACAAAGATAGCCATAGGCATACCCAATCTCCACCCTGAGGTAGAACTACACGCCATAAAAAGTGGATTAAGACCAGGAAAGTTCCAAGAAACTATTGCTGTGGCCAAACCAAAAACTATGGTCGAATTCCGTGAAAAAGCTAAAGGACAGATTGACATCGAAGAACTCCGACAAGCTCGGAAAATAGAAAAGCCTCACTACAAAGACGACGACAAGCCACGGGACAGCAAGATGAATTTCAAACCAGTCTCACGATATGAGACGTACACCAAATTCAACACCAAACGCGATGACATCATCAAGGAGATCTTGAATTCAAAGTTAATCAAACCATCACGAAAAGCTGGTAATTACCCAGATTcaaaagacactccgacgctcaa aatgtattaTTGA